The stretch of DNA CCCAGGCAGGGGTGACTTTCCCATCTTGCAAGTCGCCTCATTTGTTTATCAGTTTTAGCACAAACGCAAACTCCGTTCGTTCCCCACCACCATCTCGTCGAAAACCTAGAAATTCGGAGTGAGATTGTGTTCGTCCGTTCGCTTTCGTTTCTTCGAGATCTGTGAGGAGGGGGGAGAGACAGATCCGTCGCTTGCTCCCTGTTCGAGGTTTGTGACGAGGACGAGCAGCAGATTCGACGCGCGCCTCCGAGGTTCTTCCTGGAACTGTAAGATTTCTCTCCATCAGCTCATGTTGTTTCTATTCGGTAGGCGTCTTTGATCCGTGGTAGAAATTTGTTTACTGTGCCTAGTAGGGATCATATTCCTTTTCGTCCCGTTAATTAGGCTGGATAGGAAAAGTAAATAAACGCCGTCGTCTAGATTATCTGTAatttcacagactttgtgaaataTATGCAACACAGTCAGGAATTATCCGTGTTACTGTACGAATATGCTGTTCGGTACATCAATTTGTGGTAGATTTTGGCTGACCTGAATATTGCTTTATGTCAATTCGTTTCTATCTCATGATGTTTTCCTCCCTTTCTGTTATGCCTGGAATCTTCATCTTCAAATCAGGTCGAATATCACCTACACTAATAATTCAGTAGAGATTAGTGAAATATTCCTCTACTTTATGTGCCTAGTGAAACTGGAATCCCAGAAGGATGTTAGTACTACTTTCTACCTCGCAATATGTTATGTGCTTCATCGTTTCTAACCCATACCAACCCACTGCAGAATTTGATGTGCTATGGAATCCAAGGGTGGTAAAAAGTCCAGCAGTAGTCGTTCCTCCCTCATGTACGAAGCTCCCCTCGGCTACAGCATCGAGGACGTCCGCCCTGCAGGAGGCATTGAGAAGTTCCGCTCCGCTGCCTACTCAAACGTATGTATCCAATCAATTGAGTTcctcctttcttttctttttatatCTTGTTGATGATTAGATGCTCACTTCCAATTGCTTCTGTTTTGCAGTGCTCCAGGAAGCCATCCTGATAATCCCTCTCGCGCCCCCATCCTAATTGCTTAGAATTCCCTTCTGCTTTCAATTCATCTTCCTAAAATTTCTCTGGCTAGCTGCTTTTCTCTGACCAGCAAAGCCTTTCCTCCTCTACCAACCTTCTCAAACAATGGCCGTCTCTGCGATTGGGTTTGAGGGATATGAGAAGCGCCTGGAGATCACCTTCTCTGAAGCGCCAGTCTTCACTGACCCCAATGGCAGGGGATTGCGTGCTCTCTCTCGTGCCCAGATCGACTCGGTTCTTGATCTTGCCAAGTGCACCATTGTATCTGAGCTCTCTAATGACAAGTTTGACTCGTATGTCCTCTCTGAATCAAGCCTCTTCATCTACCCGTACAAGGTTGTGATCAAGACCTGCGGTTACACCAAGCTCCTGCTGGCCATTCCAAGGATTCTTGAGCTTGCTGAGGAGTTGTCCCTGCCACTTGCTGCTGTGAAGTACTCCCGTGGGACATTCATATTCCCTGAGGCACAGCCTTCTCCACACAAGAACTTCTCTGATGAGGTTGCCTTCCTGAATGGCTACTTTGGTGGACTCAAGTCTGGCGGCAATGCCTATGTCATTGGTGATCCTGCAAAGCCAGGCCAGAAGTGGCATGTCTACTATGCCACCCAGCAGCCTGAGCAGCCCATGGTCAACCTTGAGATGTGCATGACTGGTCTGGACAAGAAGAAAGCTTCTGTCTTCTTCAAGACCTCTGCTGATGGCTACACATCTTGTGCCAAGGAGATGACCAAGCTCTCTGGCATCTCTGAAATAATCCCGGAGATGGAGATCTGTGACTTTGATTTCGAGCCATGTGGCTACTCCATGAACGCCATCCATGGCTCTGCTTTCTCCACCATTCATGTcactcctgaggacggcttcagctATGCTAGCTATGAGGTCATGGGGTTGGACCCTGCCTCCATGGTGCTGAGATCCTTTGGCCCGTCTGAATTCTCTGTTGCTGTGACCATCTTTGGCGGTCGCAACCTTGCTGGCACCTGGGGGGAGAGGCTGAATGTTGGGGTCTATGATAGTACCAACATGGTCGTCCAGGAGCTGCCTGACGGGGGCGCTCTCATCTACCAGAGCTTCACTGCTGTCGGCGAAGACTCCACCGGGTCACCAAGATCTGTCCTGAACTGCAACGTTCATGGCAATTTAGAGAGCGGCTCCAAGATGGATGCTTTCCTTTGCTGGGAAGACGATGCTGCGCAGGAGAAGGATGAGAGGGGGGCTGTTAAGAGGATGAAGAGCTGCTGATGGTGATGCTAGCTGGTCTGAACGAGCTTGTGTTGCGTCAGTTTGTTCTTAGAGATTTCCTGTTCCTGTCCTATTACTTTTGTTATGGACAAGTGACGTGAAAATGGTTAGCGTTTTCTGCCAGTGTGAGCGAATGTATGGAAATGCCTGTCTCTGGCTGCATGGTTTATGAATATAAGAATAAGCCTTGTATTGAGCAAATGTTATTTTGTTATTTCCTGAAAGTTTTGTTAGAAGCCATTCTTGTCTGTCGTGGACCTATTGAACTCTGGCGAATCTGATTCAGTTCTGATGGTGCGGAGATTCGGGTACTAATGCTGCTTGTGGTGATTATTCGATAAGAATCTATCTCTTGGAGATGTCGATGCTCGATAAGAAagccatgcagttgatggtggtggctgcatataagaGATCCATGCCAGTGTTATTGCAAGACTTGCCCAAGTTAACCAAAGCTCTGGCATATTTTGGAGGTTGAGAACCCTCAAGCCATCAGAAATCTTGTCTGAACCTGCCCAAAGAAAGGCCCTCTTGATCTTCTCAAAAGAAGGTACTAGGGTCGTCGACCACTGCTGTTCCGCTCTTTCAGAATGCTCCACGGAGCAAGAATTAGGCATGTATATCAAATCCTCTTTTTCTCTCCATTCTCTCCCTGCTGAATTGTCCGCAAACCTCAACGACCATATCAGAACTGCATGTCATGTCATGTCGTTGTGTAGAATTTTAGGCCTCCTTTGATTTACAGGAGTTTTGTAGGAATTCTAAAGGATATGAATCTGTAGGAAAGAATTCTTTGAAGCTCTTTGACTTGTAGAAATGGACTCCTGTTCCTATGCAGAATAAGAACAAATCCTTAACATTTAAAGGAAAATTACATTAATCTAGACTCaataaatcctatgaatcaaatggTATCTGAGATACGTGTCATTTCACTTCCTATGTATGTTTTCTCTATTCCCATGATACTTCTATCCTCTAAACCAAAAGAGGCCTAAGAGGATGCAACCACCTGTCATGGGTTGCATGCAACTTTGGGAAAACAAGCTCAACACGGCCGACACCAGGTCATTTGCATGAACGGGAGGTTAATAAACACAATCAGCTCAAACCTGCTTACAACTTGCAAAAGATTCAGAGTGTTCTCTCCAACTTCAACTATAAAATTGACTATGGGATGAAGAAAATGTTACAACTTACAACACCGTAAAAGTCCTGAATCAGCAAATGTGAAAGAATCGTTTCAAATGAACTCATATACGAGTGTATCATCATGATATATTTATACAGAATCGACTCAGGACTTCAGCTTAGCCCAAAAGCTCTCTATAGAATGAATGCACCAGCTTCAATATCTGATGGCTGCACGCTAGCTGAAGATGACGATGGATCTAAAAGGGACGTCCGCTGCCGTTTGTGTCCCCAGCATATCCGGTCTATCTTCGTTTTGCTCCTCAAGTTAAAGGGAACCTCTATACAGTTGGTCCAGGGTAACAGGCGAGTCTCTGTTTTGACCCTTGAAGGAGAGCAGCCGCCCTGTTGCACGAGCAACTTATTATTCTCAAGCGCCGCAGCCGCAAGAGCGTTCTGTGTTGGATTCTTTAGTTGGCTGCCCAAGTATCCTTGGCAACTCTTTGCTCCGCAATGGCACTTAACCTTCTCTCCAAAATGCACAAACCTGGAAGAAAGGAGTAAACTGTAATTGTTCAAAGAAATAACCAGTCTTGGGAAATATGGATGTAAAGGTGGAAAGAATCTCATTTCATTTGCCCCCCTGATTAGCATACATTAAACCATGCAGAATTACTATATCCTCTCTGCGTGAAGAATAAATCTATCAAAACCAGCGAAATGCCCTGCAATCAGGATAGCTAGGACTTGGGCTGTTCAAAAAGGGTTTTGTTAGCCCATCTGAAATAGGTATGGAAGCACGCTGTACTTCATCGCAGGCATGTCCCATTTCAGTCTATACTGCACAGAGTGGTTTGGGCCAGATAATATAACCCAAGTTTGGTAGAGAAGTGTTTGGGCCTGACCATATGACCTAGGTTTGAACAACTAATTGAGACCAGAGAACACCAGGAACAACTGAACCTCGTTTCTACTAAAGGGAAGTTAAACAGCATATTCTGGCTTATAGTACTGTACGCAAATTGGCAAACAGGAACCCAGGAATGCTACTACAGGTGTATTCTCTGGAAGATCACAATCCAAGGCAAGTGACCTACTGATCTAAGACCCCAAGCTCAGATGGACAAGTTGCTGGCTCACTATAACAATATTTGTAGTTAAATGCTAATTTGGTCACTTTGGTGGTACATACCCGGATCAGAATGTTACAAGCTTGACTACAAATGTCACAAACTCATCAGCAGCTAGAGCTGATTGCAGCAGGCCACTTGATGCAATATATTCATTGCCCCTCCATATTgctataatgtactccctccgtcccaaaataagtgtctcaacttcatactaactctagtacaaagttgtactactaagcttgagacacttattttgggacggaggaagtactcaTTTTTGCCTAATTAGATTAATATATGTACtcttttgaagaaaaaaatgaCGTAAATACCTGTAATCATAAGTTAAGGGCTCTCCAACTTCAATGAAACGAGAGGCAAAAACACCGACTCTTGTCTCACCCTCAACTTGCCTGATGAACCATATAGAGTTATAGACAATGAGGTACATCATCATTTAAAACAAAAATTACCATCACTGAATGCAAAACAAGCTTTTTGTTCCAGAAATCATTACCACTTTTCTAGTTTACAGTTGGGATCACAGCTATGGTTTAGAAAACGTGAAGTGTTTCCTTTAAAAGTTGCATCTATTGTAAAATCTTTGCTGATTTCACACATGTAGAAATTTTTGTCCCCGCGCCGCTTCATGTCCCAAAGCCGTTGTTCACATGTTGCGTCATTGATGACTGAAATAAGGTTTAAAATGAAATTAGATGAATTAAAGCCAGTGAAAATGAGGGCACAAGCAAAATGTCATTTCCCCCATTGCATACGTGCAGTCATCTAGAAACTATTTGCTATTTCTATTAGACAAATATTTAATGTAGCAGAATAATTTGTACCTTCACCCACATACTCAATTATGAAATCACCTTTCTCCAATGGCTCCAATGCAACAGCACCCCATCCACAGCCTTCTGACTGTAAAGGGAAAAGGCTGTTGTTTATTGTAGTCAAAGAAGTAGAATAAACATCTTTCATTAAGCATAACACCACAACCGATTCTCCAAAACGCACCCCTATCATTTCCACATGTCATTTTGCATCCAATAGTACAAGAGAGGggatttgtgaaggaagtactgcaGTGGGCACTTTGGCAGCCACCGAGGAAAACAGAACTAGTGTATTCATTTGCATTGTCTAGCAATTAGGTGAAGTGCTTATGCAAGTGGTCCATGTATAAACAATATGCCCCTTCATTTAGCTGTTTCCCAGCAGTACAACTCATGGCACACAAAAACTCTCGAAGGGGAAAAGAGTGGACCTTGAAAAATTAGAAGAGTAGTTTAAACATATCCTTGTGGACTGGCTTGTTGCTACACAGGTTTGTGAATAAATTGGCAAGCAAAGTCCAAATGTATACAAGCACATCATTTGAAAGACAGGACTACCTTGACAATTTTAATTTTCTTATCCTTGCGGAATGGTTTGTTGCTACACAGATCTGAGCAGTGGCAACTCTTGGAACAACTCATAGAAAGACCCCTGATAAAAGACAGCCAAATTTCAGTATGTCAAATAAATACAAGTATGGTTGCTAGGTAAATATCTACATCGTACACATGCACAAAATCTGTACAATCAAGCTAACTTATTCGGCGATTAGTAATATGCACGCGTGACAGTAATCTAGCATTAATGTTCAAATAACAAGAAAATACATTACTCCATTTGCTATAGTAGAAAGAAAGAATCCAATACTACTGCGCATTTTGGTGCTACCGTACTCCCATAGTTGACAGGATTTGACAATAGATGAATCTATAGTGCGCATTCAAATCCATATGCTGTGGTGATTGTGAATAGGAGCTCATATTTTACTTTTCTCTATTTTAACATAAAGCTGTTGTTCATCTTTGTATTGATCAAATCTGGATTGACAATAGACAGAATTcacctcttttttgtttctctttgtATTGATCAAATCTGGATTTGAAACACATTGATCTTTTGTCAATATTGTCAAAATAATTATTTTATACTTTCCCGAGCTAGCTATACATGATGCAAAACAGTAATATACAAAAACTAAATAATCAATTGTTTAAACTGATGGTGAAGTTCTATTTTAGTCCAAGTAATTTTCACAACTCCAACATCAATTTATTTTCCTATCTAAACCAGATCAAATCAATCTTGATGCTGGTGATCGTGGTGGTTTTGCCTGGTAAGCGACATGGATTCCTAATCAGCAAATGTGAACTAACATGGATGATGCGGTATCCAGTTAGCAGTAcatttactaaacagaaacaaattaCAATGTATAGTCAGGCCCATCTGGCAGCCCAAATCTCCTCTCTTCTCCCTGCGCTATCTCATTGTATCGTTCCTGACCCACAATCTCGGTTAGAAACTTAGAATGTTCAGTACAATAGTTGGGTATCGAAACAATTTTATAAGTACCCACAAATGCATATGCTTGCTCTTTTGCCAGAATGCCATGTCAGAGGTTCCATCTTAAGAACACGGTAACATTTCACATATATCAAACTAGAGATAGTTTTGCCAAAATTTCATTATTAATGTATGCATCTAAAATGTATTAGTAGAGTTAGAAAGAATACCTGCATTCGCAATCATCTTTGCAAACAGAATCAGATTTGCAATTTGTGCACCCAGTCTCGGCACTTGAATCGGCGCGTTTCTTCTTGACTAAATATACATCTTTTACAAGATTAAGAAAACAATGATGACATGTAGAGGTGTAAGGCAGACGAACACGAAACTCATTCCACAATAAAGAAGTCAAATGGAAGTAAATAGCTCCAGATATCTTGATTGAATAACTACAGCAAGTATTACTTTAGGATACTGCGCCTGATATGTGTGTACGAGGGCGGTTTACAAACAATCGCCGTGAAATTCCTAATGGTTGAATCAATATTGAATTCTTCATTGACATATGGAAGAGGTAGTCGGCAGAAGACTTCCTGTCAAACAAGCATTGTTATCATTAGTTATGCACAAAAGCCTGGTAGGCAAGACAGATAATCTTCTtgaaaaaatattatttttttgGAACAAGACAATCATTTAACTTGTTTCTGCAGCATTCCAGCATTAATAAACTAAATAGGTTCCTCCCAAATCTTCATGTATTCCAAAGACTGTAACCCTCCCATTCTTAAGTGATGATTTTCACTTATTTTCAGTCTCCATTGTACATTTTCAGCCATAGTAGTATGTATAATTAAACCAAAAAAAGTATATGAAAATAATGTTTGCATGTGGCGATTCTAAAACAACTGATCAAACACATCCCAAAACATCAGCTATTTTATCATGCAGAGGGAGCACAAGACGACAATATTGGTCTGCTTAAAGACTGGAGTACCGGATAAAAGCATCCTAAAGCCTACAGAGCATTAACACTCcaagaacaagtaagaaatccttgaAAATGAACTATTTAAGAAAATAGCGCAACACAACCTAAAAGAAGCAAATATGAAAAGGGAGGTAGCAACATACAGTTATATTATGCCAGCACTAACCTCTATGTTGTTTGTCAGGTCAGCATTCTGTCACCATCAAACAAAGTACTCCTGTCAGACACCTCAAGCATTACAAATATTAACAAAAAGGTATGGAATGCAGTCAACTTTTTCtggtaatataaaatagcataagtgATAAAAACCCTATAAATTAATAATCTAGAGGTAAAAGAAAGTAATGTAAGGATCAGCAGTGCACAAAACCATGAATCAAGCTTATCTATAGTTGGAACAGAACCAGCAGAAAACTAAATGCTCCTCGTGGCAGAGAGTTCTGGTTTTATAAAGAATGAACTCCATAAAATTAATCATTTTTCATTGGGACTTGGAAAACATGAGTTTGTGATCTGTTATTAACAGATAAAAGAAGAATCACAGAGCAATGGTCATTTTACAGACATACAAACGGTGAAACATTAAGAGAACTCTTAAGACCACATGGAGTATGGGCAAATTCTGGAGGTGCATTGATAATATTTGTTATGTTTACGCATTCATGGATACTTgtatcaactactccctccgtaaagaaatataagagcatttagatcactactttagttatctaaacgctcttatatttctttatggagggagtaccatGTATGCAAGGTATGGCATAGAGATTCGTATTGTTCATGCATCCGAATAGAGCAATTATGAAGCAAGATCTGGAACAAAGACTCTTCTGTGAACATATatgaaaaacaaaaacaatttTTCCAGTGATGAACTTCTGGTATGATCAAAGAAACTTATATTAGAGGGAAAAACTGGGCTAAAACTTAAAAGGGACGgaagctcaaaaaagaaacttgaAAAAGTAGGTATCCTGTTTGCTATGGCCAAACTGAGAACAAAAGACTATAACACCGATTTGATATTCAAGGAAGAAGTGGCTTAATTTAAATGAAATGCATTAGAAGATTTGCAGCTTTCAGCATAGTTGCACAAATAGAATACAAAGATGCAAGTCAGACGCAAGGGAACCGAAAACCATATTCCTAGAAAAAATGCTTAAAAATACTTGTGCTGGGTTTTTCTTCTTCTGGAAATACTTAACGATTCAACCTCCGGCTGTAAATAAATGACGCCCTAGAAAGTTTGCATTCAAACACCTCTAACTTTTACCAGAAACATGAAAGAACATTTAGATCGGTCAAGTGAGATTAGTATCACCAGATTTTCATGAAAATATTATGATTGTAACATTTTTTACTAACATGTTCATATGAAAAGTAATGGTCAAAGTTGCGTGAGAGTGTTCATGTCCAAAACCTCATCTATTCATGAAAGAGGGACTAGTAAATTAGAGGGCAAAGTAGTTACCCTGTTCATGCATAACAATATGAATTGAGGAATTGTAAGGGATAAAGGATAGACCTCATTTTGAAGGAGCCAATTGGAAGGGTGCCTCCAGCAAATAGCACTTCCTTGGTCATCTTTTAGATGAATTAGAGGCCATGGTGCACATTTTGTATGTGCTGCAACTGTACAACGTCCACAGCGCCAAAAAAACATTTTTTGCTTACAAACCATGCAACCCTAATTATGGAGAAAGAAAGTCCAATTAATGTGTATCAAAATTAAGTATGACCTTACAAAAAAAATCGGAACTACAGGAATTGGCCTTTTAAATACCTTTAAAAAAATATTCTCTgtacaaaatgcaaaaaaaaatgtaCTTCATATCATAAATACATGTCGTTTTGGATACTGACCCAGTCTTCACGATTTACCTTTGACCATTAATTCTTACGGCAGTATACACAAAAAAATACAAAATTATAATATTATGAATATACTTTTCGACACAAATCTAAACAAATGATTTACAAGTTTTCAATCTAAATATTTAGAACAATATTCGTAGTCAAAATTTAAGACATGTCCAAAAGGATGATATGGAGGGAGTACTGTGTTATTTCGTTTACTTATTCCTTCACAAATAGTAAGCCATGTGGTGGTCGTGAATAGGACATACATCGACAACCATAACTATGAATTATCAGCCTGTCAAAGACAAAATATATTTGAGTCATTTGCAAATACATTGTATTAACATAACCCATAAGTGTGTCTATTTATAGTGCACACTGCATCCTAGTTTCCAAACCATCTAGTATAGCATAATTGTATGTTGAATGCAACAATTATCCATGTGGACAGAATACTGCATATCAAAACAGGGTTGGCATACTCAAGTATGACAACTAGACAAGTCCAACAACTTCACAACAAAAGTTCTTTAAGCTAAATAACTTGCATTTTTAGGAAAATCTTATGTTTTTGCCAATGTGCAGCACATGCAATATTAAACATATCCCATTTCATAACATTTAAACTTACATGCTGAGGGCACCTGAAGCTTTCAGGAGTGAAATTTGCAATATATTCCACCACACAGGTCAGATGGAACATTTGTTCACAACGGCTAACTGAACATTTTATTTCTTCCAAGGGATGGATAATCTTATAGCACACACGACATTCAACCTGTGCACATCCGAAGAATCATCAGATACAAAGCCAATAAAAATTGATCAAAACTGAAACTTGGTCCGAATGTTGATTTAATTATGAAAACTTGTCACGTTATCATGTATGAGCTGCAGTTTTAACTTTCAACAGGTAGGCAGAGGCGTATATGAAGTTTG from Triticum dicoccoides isolate Atlit2015 ecotype Zavitan chromosome 6A, WEW_v2.0, whole genome shotgun sequence encodes:
- the LOC119317079 gene encoding S-adenosylmethionine decarboxylase proenzyme-like — encoded protein: MAVSAIGFEGYEKRLEITFSEAPVFTDPNGRGLRALSRAQIDSVLDLAKCTIVSELSNDKFDSYVLSESSLFIYPYKVVIKTCGYTKLLLAIPRILELAEELSLPLAAVKYSRGTFIFPEAQPSPHKNFSDEVAFLNGYFGGLKSGGNAYVIGDPAKPGQKWHVYYATQQPEQPMVNLEMCMTGLDKKKASVFFKTSADGYTSCAKEMTKLSGISEIIPEMEICDFDFEPCGYSMNAIHGSAFSTIHVTPEDGFSYASYEVMGLDPASMVLRSFGPSEFSVAVTIFGGRNLAGTWGERLNVGVYDSTNMVVQELPDGGALIYQSFTAVGEDSTGSPRSVLNCNVHGNLESGSKMDAFLCWEDDAAQEKDERGAVKRMKSC
- the LOC119317078 gene encoding histone-lysine N-methyltransferase ASHR3-like; this translates as MPDLSTVCPELSADAAVDLLGGDAAADPATAAAAAAATESSSGGDGAPIIPVECRWSGRVRAFDVQGAVPVTACPEARRGGERKSSFVPPPSSAAASLAPVSGRVLEDYVNEGVIAVTAGAVARRGGGRKNSFSAPLPPSAAAPAPASGRALEGYVDADLASLTASPEAQHGGGKESSAPLHSAATAAHAPAPGVKLEDYVNECAVSVTAYPEARRGGGKKPSSALLPSAVALLPAPAPAPDLMLEDYVSKGVVSVTAHPEVRRGSGKRSSSARSPLSPAATVLALASGRSLKDYVKEWVARKVASGASPQHCVLPFLNGAPKAVECRVCYKIIHPLEEIKCSVSRCEQMFHLTCVVEYIANFTPESFRCPQHGCMVCKQKMFFWRCGRCTVAAHTKCAPWPLIHLKDDQGSAICWRHPSNWLLQNENADLTNNIEEVFCRLPLPYVNEEFNIDSTIRNFTAIVCKPPSYTHIRRNVYLVKKKRADSSAETGCTNCKSDSVCKDDCECRGLSMSCSKSCHCSDLCSNKPFRKDKKIKIVKSEGCGWGAVALEPLEKGDFIIEYVGEVINDATCEQRLWDMKRRGDKNFYMCEISKDFTIDATFKGNTSRFLNHSCDPNCKLEKWQVEGETRVGVFASRFIEVGEPLTYDYRFVHFGEKVKCHCGAKSCQGYLGSQLKNPTQNALAAAALENNKLLVQQGGCSPSRVKTETRLLPWTNCIEVPFNLRSKTKIDRICWGHKRQRTSLLDPSSSSASVQPSDIEAGAFIL